The Saccharomyces cerevisiae S288C chromosome VII, complete sequence genome includes a region encoding these proteins:
- the GTR2 gene encoding Gtr2p (Subunit of a TORC1-stimulating GTPase and the EGO/GSE complex; subunit of Gtr1-Gtr2, a GTPase that activates TORC1 in response to amino acid stimulation; negatively regulates the GTPase cycle of Gtr1p, a Ran/TC4 homolog; subunit of EGO, a vacuolar membrane complex that regulates exit from rapamycin-induced growth arrest and esorting of Gap1p; activates transcription when chromatin bound; role in the oxidative stress response; activated by the Lst4p-Lst7p GAP complex; homolog of human RagC), translating into MSLEATDSKAMVLLMGVRRCGKSSICKVVFHNMQPLDTLYLESTSNPSLEHFSTLIDLAVMELPGQLNYFEPSYDSERLFKSVGALVYVIDSQDEYINAITNLAMIIEYAYKVNPSINIEVLIHKVDGLSEDFKVDAQRDIMQRTGEELLELGLDGVQVSFYLTSIFDHSIYEAFSRIVQKLIPELSFLENMLDNLIQHSKIEKAFLFDVNSKIYVSTDSNPVDIQMYEVCSEFIDVTIDLFDLYKAPVLRNSQKSSDKDNVINPRNELQNVSQLANGVIIYLRQMIRGLALVAIIRPNGTDMESCLTVADYNIDIFKKGLEDIWANARASQAKNSIEDDV; encoded by the coding sequence ATGAGTTTAGAGGCTACAGATTCCAAGGCCATGGTTTTGTTGATGGGCGTAAGAAGATGTGGAAAATCATCCATTTGTAAAGTTGTTTTTCATAATATGCAGCCTTTAGATACATTATATCTAGAATCAACCTCAAATCCTTCTCTTGAGCATTTCTCTACTCTCATTGACCTGGCGGTGATGGAGCTTCCCGGGCAGCTAAATTACTTTGAACCGAGTTATGATTCTGAAAGATTATTCAAAAGCGTTGGGGCACTAGTTTATGTCATTGATTCTCAAGATGAATATATCAATGCGATCACAAATCTGGCGATGATTATTGAGTATGCCTATAAGGTTAATCCCTCCATCAATATAGAGGTCTTGATTCACAAGGTTGATGGCCTAAGTGAAGATTTCAAAGTTGATGCTCAACGTGATATAATGCAACGGACAGGTGAAGAGTTGCTTGAACTGGGGCTGGATGGTGTTCAGGTTTCCTTCTATTtaacttcaatttttgatcACTCAATATATGAGGCATTTTCGAGGATTGTGCAGAAACTGATACCGGAGCTGTCTTTTCTGGAGAATATGCTAGATAATTTAATTCaacattcaaaaattgagaaGGCCTTCTTATTTGATGTTAATTCCAAAATTTATGTTTCCACAGATTCTAACCCTGTTGATATACAAATGTATGAGGTATGCTCCGAGTTCATAGATGTGACGATTGATTTGTTTGATTTATATAAAGCGCCTGTTCTAAGAAATAGCCAAAAGAGCTCGGACAAAGATAATGTGATAAATCCTCGTAATGAGCTACAGAATGTATCACAATTAGCTAATGGCgtcattatttatttgagGCAGATGATTAGAGGCTTGGCATTGGTGGCGATTATAAGACCTAATGGTACAGACATGGAAAGCTGCTTAACGGTCGCAGATTACAATATTGACATTTTCAAGAAGGGGTTGGAAGATATTTGGGCAAACGCAAGAGCCAGTCAAGCTAAAAATAGTATTGAGGACGATGTGTGA